The DNA sequence CTTGGCGGAGCCGGTTATACCTTCGATTCAGCCTACACCATGACTGGTGGGCGGCTCGGCTACCGGACCAACGGCAATGAGATCTTCCTGGATGATATCACCATGGATGTCGAAGCGCTGGGCATCACCCTGGATGTGGTCGGCGAAACTCTCCAGCTTGATGCGCCGAGGGTAAGCGCGGCCTGGCGCGTCGGTGCCATCCGCTACAGTAATAACCCGCAGAATCACGGCACGAGTGTCGATGCGTCCTCGGGCGAACTCCTGCCGTCGTTCGGCGGACTGAGTGGAGACTACGAACTGTCCTCCTCGACCGGTCTTGCCGCCGGCGGCCGCCAGGGTGAAGGACTGCGGATCGATAGCGAAACCACCATCCATAGTGCTTCGTTCCTGTATCACGATGACGGTAACAGCCTGGCATTCCGGGATATCACCGGTGCCTACTCGATCAATGATCTTCGGCTCGATGTCGCTAACGATCCGCAAGGTCGTCCAGCGCTCGCCCTCACGGTGGACTCGATCGAGGGTGAGTTTTCGGTGGGTTCGATTGAAATGGGCGGCAATGGAAAAGGCATCGGCGCAGTGAACGTGAGTTTCCTGCTCGAAGACCAGTCCTTCGGCGGGCGAACCTACACCAACGCCCTCTATGTTCAAGGTGGTGGCCATACGGACGCAGGTCCCCAAGGGTTACGTCTTGCGGCCGAGTGGAGCCTGCGTCTCGCCGATCTCAGTTACACAGAAGACAGCAATCGGGTGATCTTTAGCGGTCTGCAGTCTTGGGGGCAGGGCGATGTGACGGTTAATGTCACCAGGAATGAGGTTCGCAATGGCACGCGTTTTTACGATGGTCTGCGTGTCGGGTTCGAAGGGATTCAGGCCGGTTACCGGATCAATGGGTTGCGGGTCGGGAATGAGGATTCGCCCCTTCAAGGCGGGACAGAGTTATTGCTTGCGCTCGGGTTCTATCCGGCCTATGAATTCGAACTTGACGGCCATATGACCCTGGGTCCTGGTGGCGCCACTGGTGAAGGGCTGACGATCAATTCGGACATTCGGATCCGCAATGGCAAAGCCGCACTCATCGCCGCGCCCTATAACGACGGCGAAGGTGACATCCCTCAGAAAGGGCTGTGGATTGGAGAGCTGGAATACGATGGACACATTCGTGGCATGACTCTGGATGTGACGGAGGAGGGGCTGGTCATCGGCAAAGGCGAGGCCTGGAGCACCATGGATATTGGCAACCTTCGAGTTGGCGATAAGTCATCCGGTCGGAGTTTCGGCCGTTTGGTCGTGCAGAAATACGAAACCGGGAGCAGCATGATCATTGTCCCGGGGGGCGCGGGGGCTGTTTGTGCCGGCGGTTCCGGGAGCGATGAGTCTACCTGTATGGCCTCGGGAGGCCTCTGGGAAGACCGTGGCGACCAGGGAATCACGATCCAGCTGAAACAGATTTACGCCAAGGCAGCCGGCGATGCCAAAAAGAATGCCCTGACCTGGGAGACCAATCGGGAGATTGATGGCAACGGTAAACCGGTGAATGGAACCGGTACCCGCTTGGTACTCAATGACATTCACACCAGCGATGGTGGCGAGTTCGACGGCAATGGCGTGGATGACAACACGTTCGGGGTCCGCACCGATCTCTCGGTGGACGTCTACCAGACCAGGGTGGTCAAGAAAGAAACGGGAGCGGATTCGCTTGGCGTGGCGGGTGCCCGCGGCGATGAGAAGATCATGGACGCATCCGCACCCGGCGGCTATCGGTATGTTTCCGAGCCCACCGCGGCCGATCGAGCGAGCCGTCCCCTGGGGTTCGCCGTGCAGGCACGTAGTCGGTTCAAGGAGCTGTCGATCAACAACATTGACCTGGTTCATCCGGACGGCGGCGCACATACGGCGGTCTACGGGGTCAAAATGCAGAATTTTGATATCAAAGCGAATCTGACTGCCACACCGATTCCCTGAATATTTGGTGGCCGGCCGCACAGGCGGTGGCTGCGAGTTTTGTCTTTTGTGCTCTCCTGTTGTTTAATCCGGCCTTACCCACTCTCCTGGCCGGAAAACCTCTGATGAAATCCAAGGCACTGATTACCCTACTGAGCGATGGCGAAGTTCACTCCGGAGAATCGTTGGCCGGTCAGCTCGGCGTCAGCCGGACGGCCGTCTGGAAACAGATTCGACGGGCAATGGATGAGGGGTTCAAGATCGATACTATTCGGGGCCGTGGTTACCAGCTGGTATCTGCTGTCGATCTTCTCGAGCGGGACGTTATCCTGGGCACGGTAGATCAGTGTCATCGGTCAGAGCTGAATCTCGCAATTCTGGATGAGGTGGATTCAACCAACGCGGAAGTGGTTCGGCAGATAGCTGGGGGAGCCGGCGGAATCCCTGTTGCCATCGCCGATTGCCAGACCCAGGGGCGGGGGCGGCGGGGTCGAATCTGGAGCAGTCCGCGGGGCCAGAACCTGTACATGAGCATGGGGCTGACGTTCCATGGTGGGTTTTCGGTGCTCGACGGCCTGAGCCTGGTGCTCGGGGTGGCTGTTGCCAATGCTCTCGAGGGACTCGGCGCCTCCGACATCGGTCTGAAATGGCCAAACGATATTTTCCTGCCCCAGGGTAAGCTGGGGGGCATTCTGGTGGAGCTCCAGGGGGAGTTGCAAGAAGGGGTTGTCCAGGTTATCGCCGGTATTGGTATCAACGTTCACATGTCGGAGGCTGATGGTGTGGACCAGCCCTGGAGCAGTCTGGCCCGGGCGTACCCGGCCATGAACTGGTCCCGGAGTAAGATTGCCGGGTCGATGATCAATGCTGTGCTGGATGCGGCCCATGTATTCTCGGACGTTGGCTTTCGGGATTTTCGCGAGCCCTGGCAGCGCCGGGATATCTTTCAGGGGCAATCGCTTGAGGCCAAGGGTGGAAGTGTGCGCGGTATTGGTGCCGGCATTGATGAGTCTGGCAACTACCTTTTACACACAGACGAGGGCGTTGTCCCGGTACGGGCAGGGGAGATCAGCTTGAGGGTGGCATCATGAGGCTGTTAATCGATGCCGGTAATTCCAGGTTGAAATGGCGCCTCGACCAGGGTGGCCAGATCCTGGGTCAGGGTGTGGGTACGCTCGATGAATCGGATCCGGTTTCCGGGCTACCCGTTGATGCGAGCCAGATCACCAGCGTAGCCGTGTCGACGGTGGCGTCGGAGGAGAAGCGCCTGGGGTTGGTGGCGTTTCTCTCAGCGCGCACTGGCGCACCGGTGCGATTCCATTGGTCTGAGTCCCGGCGCGGAGGGCTTGTTAATGCCTACGCGGATCCTCACAAAATGGGGGCGGACCGCTGGCACGCCATGTACGCTGCCTGGCGATCTTTGAAGGGCGGCTTTGTGGTCGTGGATGCCGGGAGCGCAGTGACTGTGGATTACGTGGCCTCGACAGGCGACCACCTCGGCGGATTCATACTACCCGGTCTGCATATGATGCTACGCAGTCTCAAGACAGATGCCGCACGGATCGGCTTTGATCCGGATCAGGTGTTGGATACCCGGCCCGGCGAATCCACTGGCGAATGCGTCAATCATGGCCTTGCCTGGCTGTCGGCGGCAATGGTGGATCGGATTCACGGGGACGTCCGAACCCACGGCCTGGATCATATTGTCGTTACCGGAGGGGACGCTGACCGGCTTCTGGGCCTTGGGCTCTCTGCGATGAATCGGCCGCAGCTGGTTCTGGAAGGGCTCGCACTGATCGATGATGAGGAGCAGGCGAAATGAAGTGGCTTGCCTTTCTTTTCCTGATTTTGAACCTGGCTGTCTGGTATTTTGCCGGCGTCTTTCAGCCGTCTACAACCTCGGGGACGGGGGCTGCCGGAAATCTGCCACGTGTTGCCAGCCTGAAATCCACCGAGCGGTCGCCGGCTCCGATGCCGCCGGAGTCTCCAGATCCCGAGCCCGTGAACGACTCGCCAGCCCCTGTGGGCGGCCAGACCAGCGCCCAGGACAGTGCGCTTGCAGTTAAGTCGCCGCAGGATTCCCAGGCGCCCGAGAAAGAGCCCGAGCCGGTTGTCGCCGAACCGGCTGCCGTCCCGCCGGTGTGTGTCCGGATGGGGTGGGTTGAGTCGCTTGAGGTGGCTCGGTCACTGACGGCGGACCAGCCCCTGGCGGAGGGCGTCGGCGTAACTTTCGAGGAAGTGGAGCGGGAGTTGCCTCCGTACCACTGGGTCATCATCCCGCCCCAACCAAGGTCGGTCGCCTTGAAACAGTTCCGGGACATTCAGCGTCAGGGCATCGATTCCTATCTGGTTACCGAGGGAGAGAACCGCAATGCCATATCTCTGGGGCTGTTCGAGTCCCGTGAAGCAGCAATATCCGTGCTGGAAGAAAAAAAGCGCCAGAATTTTAATGTGGTACTGGCCAACTTCCCCAGAAATCAGATAAGCTACGCGCTCGTTTTTGAGGCTGAGCCAGAGCTTGCTGAAGAGCTGGTTACGGCGGTCAGAACGGATTACAGGGGCGATTTTGATTTCGTCGAAATCAACCCTTGTGAGGGTGTTGCAACGCCCCAAAAAAATCCGTAGTATACCGCCCTCGCTGACGAGGCGATTGTGAGCTGGCGTAGCTCAGTTGGTAGAGCAGCTGACTTGTAATCAGCAGGTCGGGGGTTCGATTCCGTCCGCCAGCTCCATTTTTTTGTTTTGACAGTTTCGCGTAAGCGGGACTGACTCGGAGGGGTTCCCGAGTGGCCAAAGGGATCAGACTGTAAATCTGACGGCATCGCCTTCGCAGGTTCGAATCCTGCCCCCTCCACCACTAATTGCTCGCGGGCATCGTATAGTGGCTATTACCTCAGCCTTCCAAGCTGATGACGCGGGTTCGATTCCCGCTGCCCGCTCCAATTTAGAAAGCAATGCTCATGTAGCTCAGTTGGTAGAGCACACCCTTGGTAAGGGTGAGGTCGGCGGTTCAAATCCGCCCATGAGCTCCATTATTAATCCGGTCAACGTTATGATCCAGGTTGATTAGGGAGATTGGTCGAATGTCTAAAGAAAAGTTTGATCGCAGTAAGCCGCACCTTAACGTAGGCACCATTGGTCACGTTGACCATGGTAAGACCACTCTGACCGCCGCCCTGACTCGTGTGTGTCACGAAGTGTGGGGAACTGGTTCTGCCAGTGCATTCGATCAGATCGATAACGCACCGGAAGAGAAGGCGCGTGGTATTACTATCGCGACTTCCCACGTTGAGTACGATTCCCCGAATCGTCACTACGCCCACGTAGATTGCCCGGGCCACGCTGACTATGTGAAGAACATGATCACTGGTGCGGCGCAGATGGACGGCGCGATCCTGGTTTGTTCCGCAGCTGACGGCCCCATGCCGCAGACTCGTGAGCACATCCTGCTGTCCCGTCAGGTTGGCGTACCCTACATTGTCGTGTTCCTGAACAAGGCCGACATGGTGGACGACGAAGAGCTGCTCGAGCTGGTTGAGATGGAAGTTCGTGACCTGCTGAGCCAGTACGACTTCCCGGGCGACGACACCCCGATCATTACCGGTTCTGCGCTGATGGCGCTGGACGGTAAGGACGACAACGAGATGGGTACTACCGCTGTTAAGAAGCTGGTAGAGGCCCTGGACGACTACATCCCTGAGCCGGAGCGTGCGATCGATCAGCCGTTCCTGATGCCGATCGAGGACGTATTCTCCATCTCTGGTCGTGGTACCGTTGTGACCGGTCGTGTTGAGCGTGGCATCATCAAGGTTGGTGACGAAGTGGAGATCGTTGGTATCAAGGATACCGTGAAGACCACTTGTACCGGTGTTGAGATGTTCCGCAAGCTGCTGGACGAAGGCCGTGCTGGTGAGAACGTTGGTGTTCTGCTGCGTGGTACCAAGCGTGACGACGTTGAGCGTGGTCAGGTTCTGGCGGTTCCGGGCTCCATCACTCCGCACACCAAGTTCGAGTGCGAAGTGTACGTATTGAGCAAAGAAGAAGGCGGTCGTCATACTCCGTTCTTCAAGGGCTACCGCCCGCAGTTCTACTTCCGTACCACCGACGTAACCGGTTCCTGTGAACTGCCGGAAGGTGTGGAAATGGTTATGCCGGGTGACAACGTGAAGATGAACGTTACCCTGATCGCTCCGATCGCCATGGAAGATGGTCTGCGCTTCGCGATTCGCGAAGGTGGCCGTACCGTTGGTGCCGGCGTGGTCGCCAAGATCATCGAGTAATAGACTCGAAGTAAGTGCGCTGAGTTGTTTCGGTGCAGGCCAGTAGCTCAATTGGCAGAGCAGCGGTCTCCAAAACCGCAGGTTGGGGGTTCGATTCCCTCCTGGCCTGCCATTTTTAAACATCCGGATACATAAGTTGATTCCTATGGAGTCAAAAGCCGTTCAGTCAACCAGTCGTTTCGATCTTTTGAAGTGGCTGGTTGTTTTCGCTCTGATTGCCGTCGGTGTGGTCGGTAATCAGTATTTTAGTGCCGAGTCTCTGCTGTATCGGGTTCTGGCTCTCGTAGGTCTCGCTATTGTTGCGGCCCTTGTGGCGCTTCAGACAGATCGCGGTCGTCGCTTTGCGGCGCTGTTGAAGGAAGCGCGAGTAGAGATCCGGAAAGTGGTATGGCCCACCAGGCCGGAATTGGTGCAGACCACTGTGATTGTCGTGGTATTTGTGCTGGTTGTGGCGCTGTTGTTGTGGGGTATGGATTCGCTGATCAGTATGCTGGTCGCCGGGTTTATCGGTTAACAGGAGTGGGCAATGGCTAAGCGCTGGTACGTCGTTCATGCGTATTCTGGCTTTGAAAAGCATGTGATGCGCACTCTGAAGGAGCGCGTTGCGCTTAACGGCATGGAAGACAAGTTCGGCGAGATCCTGGTCCCGACCGAAGAAGTCGTCGAAATGCGCGAAGGTAAAAAGCGCAAGAGTGAGCGGAAATTCTACCCGGGATACGTACTCGTGCAGATGGAAATGGACGACGGTACGTGGCACCTTGTTAAGAATACCCCGCGGGTACTTGGCTTTATTGGTGGTACCAAGGATAAGCCGGCGCCGATTACCGAGCGTGAGGCTGAGGCTATTCTGCGTCGGGTAGAAAGCGGTGCCGAGAAGCCGAAACCGAAAACCCTGTTTGAGCCGGGTGAAATTGTTCGCGTCGTTGAGGGTCCGTTTGCTGACTTCAACGGTGTCGTTGAGGAAGTTGACTACGACAAGAGTCGGGTCAAGGTTGCTGTACTGATTTTCGGTCGTTCAACTCCGGTAGAGTTGGAGTTTGGGCAGGTCGAAAAAGACTGATCAGTGGCTGATAAGCTGAAAGCTCGCGCGCTCTGGCGACGCGGGCTTTTTGTGTCTGCATTTAGCAGTTAAGAAACCGGGGAGCCGAAAGGCGTTCGAACCCAAAGGAGATCTATCATGGCTAAGAAGATTGAAGCCTACATCAAGCTTCAGGTTGCTGCCGGTAAGGCCAACCCGAGTCCCCCCGTTGGTCCGGCCCTCGGTCAGCGTGGCGTGAATATCATGGAATTCTGCAAGGCGTTCAACGCCCACACCCAGGACGTTGAGCCGGGTCTGCCGATTCCGACAGTTATCACGGTTTACAGTGATCGCAGCTTTACGTTCGTTACCAAGACTCCGCCTGCACCGGTCCTGCTCAAGAAAGCAGCTGGCATCAAGAGTGGCTCTGGTCGTCCAAACACCGAGAAAGTCGGTACCGTGACTCGAGAGCAACTGGAAGAGATTGCCAAGACCAAGGAGCCGGATCTGACTGCAGCCGATATGGACGCAGCGGTTCGTACCATTGCAGGAACAGCCCGTAGCATGGGCCTGAACGTGGAGGGCCTGTAACATGGCAAAGCTGAGCAAGCGTCAGAAGCTGATTCGTGAAAAAGTCGATTCTACTCGCGCCTACTCCGTAGACGAAGCTGTTGCCCTGCTGGTTGAGCTGGGTCAGAACGTCAAATTCAAGGAGTCTGTGGACGTTGCCGTAAACCTGGGTGTTGATGCTCGTAAATCGGACCAGGTGGTTCGTAGCAGCACCGTTCTGCCCCACGGCACTGGCAAGACTGTACGCGTAGCCGTATTTACCCAGGGCGCCAATGCCGAGAAAGCCACCGCAGCGGGCGCTGATGTGGTCGGTATGGACGATCTGGCTGACGAAGTGAAAAAAGGCAACATGGACTTCGACGTGGTTATCGCCACTCCGGATGCCATGCGTGTGGTGGGCCAGCTGGGTCAGATTCTGGGTCCCCGTGGCCTGATGCCGAACCCGAAAGTCGGCACCGTAACACCTGATGTCGAGACCGCGGTGAAAAATGCCAAGGCTGGTCAGGTTCGTTACCGCACCGACAAGAACGGCATTATCCACGCTCCTCTGGGTAACGTTGAATTCTCTGCGCAGAACATCAAGGAAAACCTTGAAGCTCTGATCGCAGATCTGAAAAAGGCCAAGCCCTCTTCGGCGAAAGGTGTGTATCTCAAGAAGATCACCGTTTCGTCGACTATGGGTCCTGGCCTGACTATCGATCAGAGCGGTCTGGCAATCTGATCTCCTGAGCGATAGTTACTTTGTAGTCTAGGCGGAAGCCAAGGCTGTCAAAGACCGCAGGCCCCCGAAGCCTTTCCATTGGGAAGGTTGCAAGGGTTAAAGCAACGCCTGCGCAGACGGTGTGAAGACGTTCTCTCTGAACCCAAACACCGTTAAGGCGCCCGAAAGGGCAATGATGGGTTTGCCGGGATAAGCCCGGCGAAATCGAGGAGAAATCCAGTGGCAATTAGACTCGAAGACAAGAAAGCGATCGTCGCTGAAGTCAACGAGACTGCCGGTGGTGCTCTGTCTGTGGTTCTGGCTGACTACCGTGGTGTTACCTCTGGTGACATGACGGCTCTTCGTGCCAAGGCTCGTGCCGAGAACGTTCTTCTGAAGGTTGTTCGTAACAACCTGGCGAAGATCGCTATCCGCGGTACCGAGTTCGAGTGCATTGATGAGGCCCTGGTTGGCCCGACCATTCTGGCATTCTCTATGGAAGATCCGGGCGCGGCTGCGCGTCTGCTGAAGGATTTTGCCAAAGAGAAAGAGGCGTTTGAGATCAAGGGACTGGCCGTCGGCGGAGAGCTGATGGGTGCAGACCAGATTGATCGCCTTGCCAAGCTGCCAACACGTCACGAAGCGTTGACGATGCTGGCCGCGGTTACACAGGCACCGATCACCAAGCTGGCACGGACACTGAACGAAGTTCCTTCGAAAGTGACTCGTGCTGTAGCGGCAGTTCGCGACCAGAAGCAAGAAGCTGCTTGATTCTGTTGAACACCATTTTTTATATTTTTGGGAGAAAGTCATGGCTCTGTCTAACGAAGACATTTTGAACGCAATCGCAGAAATGAGCGTAATGGACGTAGTTGCGCTTGTTGAGGCAATGGAAGAGAAGTTCGGTGTTTCTGCCGCTGCAGCTGTTGCTGCTGCGCCTGCAGCCGCCGGTGGCGAAGCCGCCGCTGCTGAAGAGCAGACCGAATTTGACGTTGTTCTTACCGGTCCTGGTGAGAAGAAAGTCAACGTAATCAAGGCCGTTCGTGAACTGACCGGCCTGGGTCTGAAAGAAGCTAAGGAAATGGTCGACGGCGCTCCTTCCACTATTAAGGAAGCCGCTAGCAAAGCTGACGCTGAAGAAGCCAAGAAGAAGCTCGAGGAAGCAGGCGCTTCTGTTGAGCTCAAGTAAGAGTCGGCTGTTGATCGAAACCGTGCATTAAGCATGGATAGGCTGGTGGCTTTGTGCCACCGGCCTTTTTCTGTTGTATATGCTACAGAGTCTGGTTGGCGATTACGGGTTGTTATTGGCTCTTTAACCTACGGCCAGAGTCTTGTTCAAGACGGCGCGATAAGCCGAGCAATTCGGCCCCGAAGCAGAACAATGGTTGCTTCTTGATACCAGGTATCAGGTCTAAAGCTGGGGAATGCAGATGACTTACTCCTACACTGAGAAAAAGCGGATTCGCAAAGATTTTAGTAAATTGCCTTCCGTGATGGATGTCCCCTATTTGCTGTCTATTCAGCTGGATTCGTTCCGGGACTTCCTCCAAATGGAAGCCGCTCCTGAAGACCGCCGGGAAACCGGTCTTCACGCAGCATTCAAATCCGTATTCCCGATTGTCAGTTACTCTGGCAACGCCGCGCTCGAATACGTGAGTTATCGTATCGGCGAGCCGGTTTTCGATGTCAAGGAATGCCAGCTTAGGGGCGTAACCTACGCAGCGCCGCTGCGGGTGAAAGTCCGCCTTATCATCTACGATAAGGAATCGTCGAATAAGGCGATCAAGGACATTAAAGAGCAAGAAGTCTACATGGGCGAGATGCCCCTGATGACTGAGAACGGTACCTTCGTTATCAACGGTACCGAGCGTGTTATTGTTTCCCAGTTGCACCGTTCTCCTGGCGTGTTCTTTGATCACGACAAGGGCAAGACCCACTCATCCGGTAAGCTGCTGTACTCGGCCCGGGTGATCCCTTACCGTGGCTCCTGGCTTGACTTCGAGTTCGATCCGAAGGACTCCGTGTTCGTTCGTATCGACCGTCGTCGGAAGCTGCCGGCGTCCATTCTTCTGCGCGGCCTGGGTTACACCTCCGAGCAGATGCTGGAAATGTTTTTCGAAACCAGTAAGTTCAGCCTGGGCGCCGAAGTGTGCAAGCTGGAGCTGGTTCCGAGTCGCTTGCGCGGCGACATTGCGACCTTCGATATCAAGGACAATGACGGCAAGGTCATTGTTGAGGAAGGTCGTCGTATTACAGCGCGCCATATCAAGCAGTTGGAGAAAGCTGGCATCAGCGAGCTCGAAGTTCCGACCGAGTATCTGTATGGCCGGGTATTGGCCAAGGATATGGTCGACACCAAGACGGGTGAAGTTCTTGTCGAGTGTAACTCCGAGCTGACGGAAGAGCTGATCACCAAGATTCTGGACGCGGGTGTTACCGAGATCGAGACGCTGTACACCAACGATCTGGATTGCGGTCCGTTCATGTCCGATACCCTGCGTATCGATCCGACCCGTACGCCGCTGGAAGCGCTGGTTGAGATCTACCGTATGATGCGCCCCGGCGAGCCGCCCACCAAAGAATCGGCCGAGAACCTGTTCAACAACCTGTTCTTCTCCGAGGAGCGTTACGACTTGTCCGCGGTTGGCCGCATGAAGCTCAACCGTCGTCTGCGTCGTGAAGAAAGCACCGGTGAAGGCATCCTTACCCACGAAGACATCATTGATGTCCTGAAAACACTGATCGATATCCGTAACGGTCAGGGTAACGTGGATGACATCGATAACCTCGGTAACCGCCGTGTACGGTGTGTCGGTGAAATGGCTGAAAACCAGTTCCGTGTTGGTCTGGTGCGCGTTGAGCGGGCTGTGCGTGAGCGCCTGAGTCTGGCCGAGAGCGAAGGCCTGATGCCGCAGGATCTGATCAACGCCAAGCCGGTTGCGGCTGCGGTCAAGGAATTCTTCGGTTCCAGTCAGTTGTCCCAGTTCATGGACCAGAACAATCCGTTGTCCGAGGTTACCCACAAGCGTCGGATTTCGGCCCTTGGGCCAGGCGGTCTCACCCGAGAGCGTGCGGGCTTCGAGGTTCGTGACGTCCATCCGACGCACTACGGTCGGGTATGTCCGATCGAGACGCCGGAAGGTCCGAACATCGGTTTGATCAACTCGTTGGCAACCTACGCGCGCTCCAACTCCTACGGTTTCCTTGAGAGTCCGTACCGGAAGGTGGTTGACGGCGTGGTCACCGACGAAGTGGTTTACCTGTCTGCCATCGAAGAGAGCAACTACGTCATCGCCCAGGCCAGCGCGGCCATGGACGAGGAGAGCAAGCGCCTCACCGATGAGCTGGTAACCGTTCGTCACCAGAACGAATTTACCGTTATGCCGCCGGAAAGCGTCAACTTCATGGATGTTTCGCCGCGTCAGGTTGTGTCTGTGGCCGCGTCCCTGATTCCGTTCCTCGAGCACGACGACGCCAACCGCGCCCTGATGGGGGCCAACATGCAGCGTCAGGCCGTGCCAACCCTGCGTTCCCAGGTACCACTGGTGGGTACCGGCGTTGAGCGGACCGTGGCTCAGGACTCCGGTGTCTGTGTGACGGCTCGCCGTGGCGGCGTGATTGAAAGCGTGGACGCGGCCCGTATCGTGGTTCGCGTTGATAACGAAGAAACCGAGGCGGGTGACGCTGGTGTGGATATCTACAACCTCACCAAATACACCCGTTCGAACCAGAACACCTGTATCAACCAGCGCTCCATTGTGCGCCAGGGTGACGTGATTGCCCGCGGCGATGTGCTGGCAGACGGTCCGTCCGTTGATCTCGGTGAACTGGCCCTGGGGCAGAACATGCGTATCGCGTTCATGCCCTGGAACGGCTACAACTTTGAGGACTCCATCCTCATTTCCGAGAAAGTGGTCCAGGAAGACCGCCTGACCACCATCCACATTCAGGAACTGACCTGTGTGGCTCGGGATACCAAGCTGGGCAGCGAAGAGATCACCGCGGATATTCCGAACGTTGGTGAGAGCGCGCTGTCGAAGCTGGATGAGTCCGGCATTGTCTACATCGGTGCCGAAGTCGGCCCGGGCGACATCCTTGTGGGCAAGGTCACGCCGAAAGGCGAGACCCAGCTGACGCCGGAGGAGAAACTCCTGCGTGCCATCTTTGGTGAGAAGGCCTCTGACGTGAAGGATACGTCTTCACGGGTGCCGACCGGCACTCGCGGCACGGTTATTGACGTGCAGGTCTTCACCCGCGACGGCATCGAAAAGGATCAGCGTGCCCAGTCCATCGAGAAAGAGCAGTTGGACCAGTACCGGAAGGATCTCAAAGACGAGTACCGCATCGTTGAAGGTGCAACCTTCGAGCGTCTGATGAATGCTCTGAAAGGTCAGGAAGTCATCAGTGGTCCGGGCCTGAAGAAGGGCGCCAAACTGGACGAGGGTTATCTCGCCGAGTTGCCGCGCCCTGAGTGGTTCAAGCTGCGCATGAAGGAGGACAGCCTGAACGAGCTGCTCGAGAAATCCGAGCAGGGTCTGGAAGACCGCAAAAAAGAGCACGAAGCACGGTTCGACGACAAGAAAGGCAAACTGCAGCAGGGTGATGACCTTGCTCCGGGTGTGCTCAAGATCGTCAAGGTATACCTCGCTATCAAGCGTCGTATCCAGCCGGGTGACAAGATGGCCGGTCGTCACGGTAACAAGGGTGTTATCTCGTCGGTTATGCCGATTGAGGACATGCCTTACGACGAGCACGGCAACACCGTCGACGTCGTTCTTAACCCGCTGGGTGTACCGTCCCGGATGAACGTTGGGCAGGTGCTTGAAACCCACCTGGGTGCCGCGGCCAAAGGCCTTGGTGAGCGTATCAGCCAGATGCTGGATGAGCAGCGCAAAGTGGCCGAGCTTCGTCAGTTGCTGGATGAGATCTACAACCACTCCGACGAAGTGTTCAAGGTGGACCTGGATTCGCTGAGCGACAAGGAAATCCTTGAGATGTGTGGCAACTTGCGGACAGGTGTTCCCATGGCGACGCCGGTCTTCGACGGTGCCAAGGAAGCCGAAGTCAAGCGCATGCTTGAGCTTGCGGGCTTGAACACCACCGGCCAGACCATGCTGTACGACGGTCGCACAGGTGACGCATTTGATCGTCCGGTGACCGTCGGCTACATGTATATCCTGAAGCTGAACCACCTGATCGACGACAAGATGCACGCTCGTTCCACCGGTTCGTACAGCCTGGTTACCCAGCAGCCGCTGGGTGGTAAGGCGCAGTTCGGTGGCCAGCGCTTCGGTGAGATGGAAGTGTGGGCCCTCGAGGCTTACGGTGCGGCGTATACGCTGCAGGAGATGCTCACCGTCAAGTCTGATGACGTGAA is a window from the Marinobacter arenosus genome containing:
- a CDS encoding DUF6160 family protein — encoded protein: MEYRNRTVPVALVGVGLLWGILAPEVSAELQRLDDSAMAGISGQSGLTMEMELGVSADRISYVDDGNGLHLDGFRVGSAVDPSGQAYHLIVVDIGDDASLNLDYLVSDRRIEFGDVRLAGAPGVSMGGVFFDHSLQGTLNIRQGGALGGAGYTFDSAYTMTGGRLGYRTNGNEIFLDDITMDVEALGITLDVVGETLQLDAPRVSAAWRVGAIRYSNNPQNHGTSVDASSGELLPSFGGLSGDYELSSSTGLAAGGRQGEGLRIDSETTIHSASFLYHDDGNSLAFRDITGAYSINDLRLDVANDPQGRPALALTVDSIEGEFSVGSIEMGGNGKGIGAVNVSFLLEDQSFGGRTYTNALYVQGGGHTDAGPQGLRLAAEWSLRLADLSYTEDSNRVIFSGLQSWGQGDVTVNVTRNEVRNGTRFYDGLRVGFEGIQAGYRINGLRVGNEDSPLQGGTELLLALGFYPAYEFELDGHMTLGPGGATGEGLTINSDIRIRNGKAALIAAPYNDGEGDIPQKGLWIGELEYDGHIRGMTLDVTEEGLVIGKGEAWSTMDIGNLRVGDKSSGRSFGRLVVQKYETGSSMIIVPGGAGAVCAGGSGSDESTCMASGGLWEDRGDQGITIQLKQIYAKAAGDAKKNALTWETNREIDGNGKPVNGTGTRLVLNDIHTSDGGEFDGNGVDDNTFGVRTDLSVDVYQTRVVKKETGADSLGVAGARGDEKIMDASAPGGYRYVSEPTAADRASRPLGFAVQARSRFKELSINNIDLVHPDGGAHTAVYGVKMQNFDIKANLTATPIP
- a CDS encoding biotin--[acetyl-CoA-carboxylase] ligase; translation: MKSKALITLLSDGEVHSGESLAGQLGVSRTAVWKQIRRAMDEGFKIDTIRGRGYQLVSAVDLLERDVILGTVDQCHRSELNLAILDEVDSTNAEVVRQIAGGAGGIPVAIADCQTQGRGRRGRIWSSPRGQNLYMSMGLTFHGGFSVLDGLSLVLGVAVANALEGLGASDIGLKWPNDIFLPQGKLGGILVELQGELQEGVVQVIAGIGINVHMSEADGVDQPWSSLARAYPAMNWSRSKIAGSMINAVLDAAHVFSDVGFRDFREPWQRRDIFQGQSLEAKGGSVRGIGAGIDESGNYLLHTDEGVVPVRAGEISLRVAS
- a CDS encoding type III pantothenate kinase, with protein sequence MRLLIDAGNSRLKWRLDQGGQILGQGVGTLDESDPVSGLPVDASQITSVAVSTVASEEKRLGLVAFLSARTGAPVRFHWSESRRGGLVNAYADPHKMGADRWHAMYAAWRSLKGGFVVVDAGSAVTVDYVASTGDHLGGFILPGLHMMLRSLKTDAARIGFDPDQVLDTRPGESTGECVNHGLAWLSAAMVDRIHGDVRTHGLDHIVVTGGDADRLLGLGLSAMNRPQLVLEGLALIDDEEQAK
- the tuf gene encoding elongation factor Tu, whose protein sequence is MSKEKFDRSKPHLNVGTIGHVDHGKTTLTAALTRVCHEVWGTGSASAFDQIDNAPEEKARGITIATSHVEYDSPNRHYAHVDCPGHADYVKNMITGAAQMDGAILVCSAADGPMPQTREHILLSRQVGVPYIVVFLNKADMVDDEELLELVEMEVRDLLSQYDFPGDDTPIITGSALMALDGKDDNEMGTTAVKKLVEALDDYIPEPERAIDQPFLMPIEDVFSISGRGTVVTGRVERGIIKVGDEVEIVGIKDTVKTTCTGVEMFRKLLDEGRAGENVGVLLRGTKRDDVERGQVLAVPGSITPHTKFECEVYVLSKEEGGRHTPFFKGYRPQFYFRTTDVTGSCELPEGVEMVMPGDNVKMNVTLIAPIAMEDGLRFAIREGGRTVGAGVVAKIIE
- the secE gene encoding preprotein translocase subunit SecE, translated to MESKAVQSTSRFDLLKWLVVFALIAVGVVGNQYFSAESLLYRVLALVGLAIVAALVALQTDRGRRFAALLKEARVEIRKVVWPTRPELVQTTVIVVVFVLVVALLLWGMDSLISMLVAGFIG